A region of Lycium barbarum isolate Lr01 chromosome 1, ASM1917538v2, whole genome shotgun sequence DNA encodes the following proteins:
- the LOC132601638 gene encoding transcription factor MYB86-like isoform X2, which produces MGRHSVKEKLRKGLWSPEEDEKLYNYITRFGVGCWSSVPKLAGLQRCGKSCRLRWINYLRPDLKRGMFSQEEEEMIITLHENLGNRWAQIATKLPGRTDNEIKNYWNSYLKKKLIKQGIDPNTHKPLSENQVRNETNCTENVNPIGPYGSNLNFKNEYKQQFKYD; this is translated from the exons ATGGGGCGCCACTCTGTTAAAGAGAAGCTAAGGAAAGGATTGTGGTCACCAGAAGAAGATGAAAAATTGTACAATTATATCACTAGATTTGGTGTTGGCTGCTGGAGTTCAGTCCCTAAATTAGCTG GTCTACAAAGATGCGGAAAGAGTTGCAGATTGAGATGGATAAATTACCTAAGGCCTGATCTTAAAAGAGGAATGTTTTCacaagaagaagaggaaatgatCATTACTCTCCATGAAAATCTTGGAAACAG ATGGGCACAAATTGCAACAAAATTACCAGGGAGAACAGATAATGAGATAAAGAATTACTGGAATTCATATTTGAAGAAGAAGCTAATAAAGCAAGGGATTGATCCAAATACCCACAAGCCACTAAGTGAAAACCAAGTAAGAAATGAGACAAATTGTACAGAAAATGTGAATCCAATTGGGCCTTATGGATCCAAT CTCAACTTCAAGAATGAGTACAAGCAACAGTTCAAATATGATTAG
- the LOC132601628 gene encoding diamine oxidase [copper-containing] 1, peroxisomal-like isoform X1: protein MAAKVTTASVVRRETSAVDDKPPVMTSLVNSQIPSSNSSTKGIQIMPRAQTCHPLDPLSAAEISVAVATVRAAGDTPEVRDGMRFVEVVLLEPHKTFVALADAYFFPPFQSSLMPRTKGGLLVPSKLPPRRARLIVYNKKTNETSIWIVQLTEVHAIARGGQHRGKVITSKVVPDVQPPTDAQEYADSESAVKNYPPFIEAMKKRGIDDMDLVMVDPWCVGYHSEADAPSRRLAKPLVFCRTESDCPMENGYARPVEGIHVLVDVQNMQVIEFEDRKVVPLPPADPLRNYTAGKTRGGVDRSDVKPLQIIQPEGPSFRVDRNYVQWQKWNFRVGFTPREGLVIHSVAYLDGSRGRRSIAHRLSFVEMVVPYGDPNDPHYRKNAFDAGEDGLGKNAHSLKRGCDCLGYIKYFDANFTNFTGGVETIENCVCLHEEDHGMLWKHQDWRTGLAEVRRSRRLTVSFICTVANYEYGFYWHFYQDGKIEAEVKLTGILSLGALQPGESRKYGTTITPGLYAPVHQHFFVARMNMAVDCKPGEAHNQIAEVNVKVEEPGKENVHNNAFYAEETLLRSELQAMRDCDPLSARHWIVRNTRTANRTGQLTGYKLVPGSNCLPLAGPEAKFLRRAAFLKHNLWVTQYAPGEDFPGGEFPNQNPRVGEGLASWVKQDRSLEESDIVLWYVFGITHVPRLEDWPIMPVEHIGFMLQPHGFFNCSPAVDVPPPRGCDSESKGNDISENGVAKSTTPGLIAKL from the exons ATGGCCGCAAAGGTGACTACTGCTTCTGTCGTCCGTCGTGAAACCTCCGCCGTGGACGATAAGCCGCCGGTGATGACGTCACTcgttaactctcaaataccttccTCCAACTCCTCTACCAAAG GGATCCAAATCATGCCAAGAGCTCAAACTTGTCATCCTTTGGACCCTTTATCTGCTGCTGAGATCTCTGTGGCTGTAGCAACCGTTAGAGCTGCCGGTGACACACCTGAG GTCAGAGATGGCATGCGGTTTGTTGAGGTGGTTCTGTTGGAACCACATAAAACTTTTGTTGCACTCGCAGACGCCTATTTCTTCCCACCTTTTCAATCGTCATTGATGCCCAGAACCAAAGGAGGACTTCTTGTTCCTTCTAAACTTCCTCCAAGGCGAGCTAGACTTATTGTTTACAATAAGAAAACAAATGAGACAAGCATATGGATCGTTCAGCTAACTGAAGTACATGCTATTGCTCGAGGTGGACAACACAGGGGAAAAGTGATTACATCCAAAGTTGTTCCAGATGTTCAACCACCTACA GATGCACAAGAGTATGCTGACTCTGAATCCGCGGTTAAAAATTATCCTCCTTTTATTGAAGCAATGAAGAAAAGGGGTATTGATGACATGGACCTTGTGATGGTTGACCCCTG GTGCGTTGGTTATCACAGTGAAGCTGATGCTCCTAGCCGCAGGCTTGCCAAACCACTGGTATTCTGCAGAACAGAGAGCGACTGCCCAATGGAAAATGGATATGCGAGACCAGTTGAAGGAATACATGTGCTTGTTGATGTGCAAAACATGCAGGTGATAGAGTTCGAAGACCGCAAAGTTGTACCTTTACCTCCAGCTGATCCACTGAGGAATTACACTGCTGGCAAGACAAGAGGAGGGGTTGATCGAAGTGATGTGAAACCCCTACAAATTATTCAGCCAGAGGGTCCAAGCTTTCGTGTCGATAGGAACTACGTACAATGGCAAAAG TGGAACTTCCGAGTAGGTTTCACCCCTAGGGAGGGTTTGGTTATACACTCTGTGGCATATCTTGATGGTAGCAGGGGTCGAAGATCCATAGCTCATAGGTTGAGTTTTGTGGAGATGGTTGTCCCCTATGGAGATCCAAATGATCCACATTACAGAAAGAATGCATTTGATGCAGGAGAAGATGGCCTTGGAAAGAATGCTCATTCACTTAAGAGG GGATGTGATTGCTTAGGATACATAAAGTACTTCGATGCCAATTTTACAAATTTCACCGGAGGAGTAGAAACCATCGAAAATTGCGTATGTTTGCATGAAGAAGATCACGGGATGCTTTGGAAGCATCAAGATTGGAGAACTGGCCTTGCTGAAGTTAGACGGTCTAGACGACTGACAGTTTCTTTTATTTGCACTGTGGCCAATTATGAATATGGATTCTACTGGCACTTTTACCAG GATGGGAAAATTGAAGCAGAAGTCAAACTCACAGGAATTCTCAGTTTGGGAGCATTGCAACCTGGAGAATCTCGTAAATATGGAACCACAATAACACCAGGATTGTATGCACCTGTTCATCAGCACTTCTTTGTCGCTCGTATGAATATGGCTGTTGATTGTAAGCCAGGAGAAGCACACAATCAG ATTGCTGAAGTAAATGTCAAAGTTGAAGAACCAGGGAAGGAAAATGTTCACAATAATGCATTCTATGCTGAAGAAACACTGCTTAGGTCTGAATTGCAAGCAATGCGTGACTGTGATCCTTTATCTGCTCGTCATTGGATT GTTAGGAACACAAGAACAGCCAACAGAACAGGACAGCTAACAGGGTACAAGCTGGTACCTGGTTCGAACTGCTTGCCATTGGCTGGTCCTGAGGCTAAGTTCTTGAGAAGAGCGGCATTTTTGAAGCACAATCTATGGGTTACACAATATGCACCTGGAGAAGATTTTCCTGGGGGAGAGTTCCCTAATCAAAACCCACGTGTTGGTGAGGGATTAGCTTCTTGGGTTAAGCAAGATCGTTCTCTGGAAGAAAGTGATATCGTTCTCTG GTATGTTTTTGGAATCACGCATGTTCCACGGTTGGAGGACTGGCCTATTATGCCAGTTGAACATATCGGCTTTATGCTTCAG CCACACGGATTCTTTAACTGCTCTCCCGCTGTAGATGTACCTCCACCTCGGGGATGTGACTCGGAAAGTAAAGGCAATGATATTTCAGAAAATGGCGTAGCAAAGTCCACTACCCCTGGTTTGATAGCCAAGCTTTGA
- the LOC132601628 gene encoding diamine oxidase [copper-containing] 1, peroxisomal-like isoform X2: protein MPRAQTCHPLDPLSAAEISVAVATVRAAGDTPEVRDGMRFVEVVLLEPHKTFVALADAYFFPPFQSSLMPRTKGGLLVPSKLPPRRARLIVYNKKTNETSIWIVQLTEVHAIARGGQHRGKVITSKVVPDVQPPTDAQEYADSESAVKNYPPFIEAMKKRGIDDMDLVMVDPWCVGYHSEADAPSRRLAKPLVFCRTESDCPMENGYARPVEGIHVLVDVQNMQVIEFEDRKVVPLPPADPLRNYTAGKTRGGVDRSDVKPLQIIQPEGPSFRVDRNYVQWQKWNFRVGFTPREGLVIHSVAYLDGSRGRRSIAHRLSFVEMVVPYGDPNDPHYRKNAFDAGEDGLGKNAHSLKRGCDCLGYIKYFDANFTNFTGGVETIENCVCLHEEDHGMLWKHQDWRTGLAEVRRSRRLTVSFICTVANYEYGFYWHFYQDGKIEAEVKLTGILSLGALQPGESRKYGTTITPGLYAPVHQHFFVARMNMAVDCKPGEAHNQIAEVNVKVEEPGKENVHNNAFYAEETLLRSELQAMRDCDPLSARHWIVRNTRTANRTGQLTGYKLVPGSNCLPLAGPEAKFLRRAAFLKHNLWVTQYAPGEDFPGGEFPNQNPRVGEGLASWVKQDRSLEESDIVLWYVFGITHVPRLEDWPIMPVEHIGFMLQPHGFFNCSPAVDVPPPRGCDSESKGNDISENGVAKSTTPGLIAKL, encoded by the exons ATGCCAAGAGCTCAAACTTGTCATCCTTTGGACCCTTTATCTGCTGCTGAGATCTCTGTGGCTGTAGCAACCGTTAGAGCTGCCGGTGACACACCTGAG GTCAGAGATGGCATGCGGTTTGTTGAGGTGGTTCTGTTGGAACCACATAAAACTTTTGTTGCACTCGCAGACGCCTATTTCTTCCCACCTTTTCAATCGTCATTGATGCCCAGAACCAAAGGAGGACTTCTTGTTCCTTCTAAACTTCCTCCAAGGCGAGCTAGACTTATTGTTTACAATAAGAAAACAAATGAGACAAGCATATGGATCGTTCAGCTAACTGAAGTACATGCTATTGCTCGAGGTGGACAACACAGGGGAAAAGTGATTACATCCAAAGTTGTTCCAGATGTTCAACCACCTACA GATGCACAAGAGTATGCTGACTCTGAATCCGCGGTTAAAAATTATCCTCCTTTTATTGAAGCAATGAAGAAAAGGGGTATTGATGACATGGACCTTGTGATGGTTGACCCCTG GTGCGTTGGTTATCACAGTGAAGCTGATGCTCCTAGCCGCAGGCTTGCCAAACCACTGGTATTCTGCAGAACAGAGAGCGACTGCCCAATGGAAAATGGATATGCGAGACCAGTTGAAGGAATACATGTGCTTGTTGATGTGCAAAACATGCAGGTGATAGAGTTCGAAGACCGCAAAGTTGTACCTTTACCTCCAGCTGATCCACTGAGGAATTACACTGCTGGCAAGACAAGAGGAGGGGTTGATCGAAGTGATGTGAAACCCCTACAAATTATTCAGCCAGAGGGTCCAAGCTTTCGTGTCGATAGGAACTACGTACAATGGCAAAAG TGGAACTTCCGAGTAGGTTTCACCCCTAGGGAGGGTTTGGTTATACACTCTGTGGCATATCTTGATGGTAGCAGGGGTCGAAGATCCATAGCTCATAGGTTGAGTTTTGTGGAGATGGTTGTCCCCTATGGAGATCCAAATGATCCACATTACAGAAAGAATGCATTTGATGCAGGAGAAGATGGCCTTGGAAAGAATGCTCATTCACTTAAGAGG GGATGTGATTGCTTAGGATACATAAAGTACTTCGATGCCAATTTTACAAATTTCACCGGAGGAGTAGAAACCATCGAAAATTGCGTATGTTTGCATGAAGAAGATCACGGGATGCTTTGGAAGCATCAAGATTGGAGAACTGGCCTTGCTGAAGTTAGACGGTCTAGACGACTGACAGTTTCTTTTATTTGCACTGTGGCCAATTATGAATATGGATTCTACTGGCACTTTTACCAG GATGGGAAAATTGAAGCAGAAGTCAAACTCACAGGAATTCTCAGTTTGGGAGCATTGCAACCTGGAGAATCTCGTAAATATGGAACCACAATAACACCAGGATTGTATGCACCTGTTCATCAGCACTTCTTTGTCGCTCGTATGAATATGGCTGTTGATTGTAAGCCAGGAGAAGCACACAATCAG ATTGCTGAAGTAAATGTCAAAGTTGAAGAACCAGGGAAGGAAAATGTTCACAATAATGCATTCTATGCTGAAGAAACACTGCTTAGGTCTGAATTGCAAGCAATGCGTGACTGTGATCCTTTATCTGCTCGTCATTGGATT GTTAGGAACACAAGAACAGCCAACAGAACAGGACAGCTAACAGGGTACAAGCTGGTACCTGGTTCGAACTGCTTGCCATTGGCTGGTCCTGAGGCTAAGTTCTTGAGAAGAGCGGCATTTTTGAAGCACAATCTATGGGTTACACAATATGCACCTGGAGAAGATTTTCCTGGGGGAGAGTTCCCTAATCAAAACCCACGTGTTGGTGAGGGATTAGCTTCTTGGGTTAAGCAAGATCGTTCTCTGGAAGAAAGTGATATCGTTCTCTG GTATGTTTTTGGAATCACGCATGTTCCACGGTTGGAGGACTGGCCTATTATGCCAGTTGAACATATCGGCTTTATGCTTCAG CCACACGGATTCTTTAACTGCTCTCCCGCTGTAGATGTACCTCCACCTCGGGGATGTGACTCGGAAAGTAAAGGCAATGATATTTCAGAAAATGGCGTAGCAAAGTCCACTACCCCTGGTTTGATAGCCAAGCTTTGA
- the LOC132601638 gene encoding transcription factor MYB86-like isoform X1: MGRHSVKEKLRKGLWSPEEDEKLYNYITRFGVGCWSSVPKLAGLQRCGKSCRLRWINYLRPDLKRGMFSQEEEEMIITLHENLGNRWAQIATKLPGRTDNEIKNYWNSYLKKKLIKQGIDPNTHKPLSENQVRNETNCTENVNPIGPYGSNVSKQIFDPLFLYEFQANVNPIVPYDHQNQIEGNTNFGFCSMPSVTNFEHGLMTESDFSDSSTSRMSTSNSSNMISHNSSAGIQMNEMLEGAQELKWDAENKIDSLFQYPYDGIKNEEDFSNNNPLSSLSQDLSGENLDVFHHI, from the exons ATGGGGCGCCACTCTGTTAAAGAGAAGCTAAGGAAAGGATTGTGGTCACCAGAAGAAGATGAAAAATTGTACAATTATATCACTAGATTTGGTGTTGGCTGCTGGAGTTCAGTCCCTAAATTAGCTG GTCTACAAAGATGCGGAAAGAGTTGCAGATTGAGATGGATAAATTACCTAAGGCCTGATCTTAAAAGAGGAATGTTTTCacaagaagaagaggaaatgatCATTACTCTCCATGAAAATCTTGGAAACAG ATGGGCACAAATTGCAACAAAATTACCAGGGAGAACAGATAATGAGATAAAGAATTACTGGAATTCATATTTGAAGAAGAAGCTAATAAAGCAAGGGATTGATCCAAATACCCACAAGCCACTAAGTGAAAACCAAGTAAGAAATGAGACAAATTGTACAGAAAATGTGAATCCAATTGGGCCTTATGGATCCAATGTGAGTAAACAAATCTTTGATCCTCTTTTTCTGTATGAATTCCAAGCAAATGTGAATCCAATTGTGCCTTATGATCATCAGAACCAAATTGAGGGGAATACAAATTTTGGGTTTTGCTCAATGCCAAGTGTAACAAATTTTGAACATGGGCTCATGACAGAAAGTGATTTTTCTGACAGCTCAACTTCAAGAATGAGTACAAGCAACAGTTCAAATATGATTAGCCATAATAGTTCTGCTGGAATTCAGATGAATGAAATGTTGGAGGGTGCACAAGAATTGAAATGGGATGCTGAGAACAAAATAGATTCTTTGTTTCAGTATCCTTATGATGGGATCAAGAATGAAGAAGATTTCAGTAATAATAATCCATTGAGTTCCTTATCTCAAGACTTAAGTGGGGAAAATCTTGATGTGTTTCACCATATCTAA